One Natrinema longum genomic window carries:
- the purF gene encoding amidophosphoribosyltransferase, whose translation MTEKCGVVGVSLAGRDAARPLYYALYALQHRGQESAGIVTHDGFQQHSHVEMGLVGDVFEEDDLDVLNGSAGVGHVRYPTAGSVDSSCAQPFSVSFKSGSLGLSHNGNLVNADEIRDELAAAGHAFTSDGDTEVIAHDLARNLLEEDLVRAVKHTMQRIHGSYSLTISHDDTILGVRDPRGNRPLCIGELEDGYILASESAAIDTLDGELVRDVRPGELVVLKDDGKGFDSYQLVEEEHTAHCFFEHIYFARPDSVIDETLVYEARRNLGRKLWEESGVETDVVMPVPDSGRAFASGYADAAGETTAEGDPRDADDDGVEFAEGLMKNRYVGRTFIMPTQDERERAVRLKLNPIKSTIEGKTVTVIDDSIVRGTTSTQLVQLLKDCGAEEVHVRIGAPAIVAPCYMGIDMATREELIASNKSTAEIRDEIAADSLAYLSTDAVAEVLGKERIDLCLGCVTGEYPYDIDGEETDRDVRRPDLGDRRLPADD comes from the coding sequence ATGACCGAAAAGTGCGGCGTCGTCGGCGTCTCACTGGCCGGTCGAGACGCGGCACGTCCGTTGTACTACGCGCTTTATGCACTCCAGCACCGCGGTCAGGAGTCTGCGGGGATCGTCACGCACGACGGGTTCCAACAGCACAGCCACGTCGAAATGGGGCTCGTGGGGGACGTCTTCGAGGAGGACGACCTCGACGTGCTCAACGGTTCGGCAGGGGTAGGCCACGTCCGCTATCCGACGGCCGGCTCGGTCGACTCCTCCTGTGCACAGCCCTTCTCGGTCTCGTTCAAGAGCGGATCGCTCGGGCTCTCACACAACGGCAACCTCGTCAACGCCGACGAGATCCGCGACGAACTCGCCGCCGCGGGCCACGCCTTCACCAGCGACGGCGACACCGAGGTCATCGCCCACGACCTCGCGCGCAACCTGCTCGAGGAGGATCTGGTCCGGGCCGTCAAGCACACGATGCAACGCATCCACGGCTCCTACTCGCTGACGATCAGCCACGACGACACGATCCTCGGCGTGCGCGATCCACGGGGCAATCGCCCGCTCTGTATCGGGGAACTCGAGGACGGCTACATTCTCGCCTCCGAATCGGCGGCGATCGACACGCTCGACGGCGAACTCGTCCGGGACGTTCGGCCCGGCGAGTTGGTCGTCCTCAAAGACGACGGCAAGGGGTTCGACTCCTACCAACTCGTCGAGGAGGAGCACACCGCCCACTGCTTTTTCGAACACATCTACTTCGCGCGCCCGGACAGCGTCATCGACGAGACGCTGGTCTACGAGGCGCGTCGAAACCTCGGCCGGAAGCTCTGGGAGGAAAGCGGCGTCGAGACCGACGTCGTGATGCCGGTTCCCGACTCCGGCCGCGCCTTCGCCTCGGGCTATGCCGACGCGGCGGGGGAGACGACCGCCGAGGGCGACCCTCGAGATGCGGACGACGACGGCGTCGAATTCGCCGAGGGGCTGATGAAGAACCGCTACGTCGGCCGGACGTTCATCATGCCGACCCAGGACGAACGCGAGCGCGCGGTCCGGCTGAAGCTCAACCCGATCAAATCCACGATCGAGGGCAAGACCGTCACGGTCATCGACGACAGCATCGTCCGCGGAACGACTTCGACCCAACTGGTCCAGTTGCTCAAGGACTGTGGGGCCGAGGAAGTCCACGTCCGCATCGGCGCACCGGCGATCGTCGCCCCCTGTTACATGGGCATCGACATGGCGACCCGCGAGGAGTTGATCGCCTCGAACAAGTCGACCGCGGAGATCCGCGACGAGATCGCCGCCGACAGCCTCGCCTACCTCTCGACCGACGCCGTCGCCGAGGTCCTCGGCAAAGAACGTATCGACCTCTGTCTGGGCTGCGTGACGGGAGAGTACCCCTACGACATCGACGGCGAGGAGACCGACCGCGACGTGCGCCGTCCCGACCTCGGCGATCGACGGCTCCCTGCGGACGACTGA